A genome region from Pseudomonas anguilliseptica includes the following:
- a CDS encoding MotA/TolQ/ExbB proton channel family protein, whose amino-acid sequence MSQWWSAMGPLGWPLALCSLVALALILERLSVFLRLQPLSNAAGRAAVSACRTCEREHCKGRARGWRYGLALLLKHSALPAVQREELLGCWLLEERQRLNRQLRLLQLIGMLAPMLGLLGTVLGMLEMFANIAGQNSPVTPALLADGLWQALYTTVWGLLIAIPALAAGQGFALWAEHYLEGVQALLNRCQLALDGLELELPSHQPAAQWVLS is encoded by the coding sequence ATGAGCCAGTGGTGGAGTGCGATGGGGCCGCTGGGTTGGCCACTGGCACTGTGCTCGCTTGTGGCGTTGGCGCTGATACTTGAGCGCCTTAGCGTATTTCTACGTTTGCAGCCGCTGAGCAATGCTGCCGGGCGGGCCGCAGTCAGCGCTTGCCGTACCTGTGAGCGCGAGCACTGCAAGGGCCGCGCGCGCGGTTGGCGCTATGGCCTGGCGTTGTTGCTCAAACACAGCGCCTTGCCAGCGGTGCAGCGCGAAGAACTGCTCGGCTGCTGGTTGCTGGAAGAACGTCAGCGCCTCAATCGACAACTGCGCTTGCTGCAGCTGATCGGCATGCTGGCGCCCATGCTCGGCTTGCTCGGTACGGTGCTGGGCATGCTCGAAATGTTTGCCAATATCGCCGGGCAGAACAGCCCGGTCACCCCTGCGCTGCTCGCCGATGGTCTATGGCAGGCGCTGTACACCACGGTGTGGGGCTTGCTGATCGCCATTCCGGCGCTGGCGGCAGGTCAGGGCTTTGCCTTATGGGCCGAGCACTACCTGGAGGGCGTGCAGGCATTGCTCAATCGCTGCCAGCTGGCGTTGGATGGCCTGGAGCTGGAGCTGCCGAGTCATCAGCCGGCCGCGCAGTGGGTGTTGTCGTGA
- a CDS encoding hemin-degrading factor, giving the protein MSTHAQSVAPSNDLYLAWQVLRSEQPRLRARDAAERLAVSEAELVASRLDVDTVRLQPDWSQLLPALGELGYVMALTRNEHCVHERKGYYREVTVTGNGQMGLVVSADIDLRLFLGGWASVFAIEEQTGKGIQRSIQVFDRQGTAVHKVFLTEDSQLSAWAPLLERFRMAEQSVELELMPLPQAQPVQADAQVDVNALRVGWSTLKDTHHFFALLKKHGTTRTQALRLAGREWAEPVDVRELPKLLEQAGAREVPIMVFVGNRHCIQIHSGPVRNLRWMDTWFNVLDPGFNLHLQTTGVTELWRVRKPSSDGVITSWEAFDANGELVVQLFGARKPGIPEREDWRALAESAPALEC; this is encoded by the coding sequence ATGAGCACACACGCCCAATCCGTCGCGCCCAGCAATGATCTGTATCTGGCCTGGCAGGTGCTGCGCAGCGAGCAGCCACGCCTGCGCGCCCGCGATGCCGCCGAGCGCCTGGCCGTCAGCGAGGCCGAGCTGGTGGCCAGCCGCCTGGATGTCGATACCGTGCGCCTGCAGCCTGATTGGTCGCAGTTACTGCCAGCACTCGGTGAGTTGGGCTATGTGATGGCGCTGACCCGCAACGAGCATTGTGTGCATGAGCGTAAAGGCTATTACCGTGAAGTGACGGTGACCGGTAATGGCCAGATGGGCCTGGTGGTCTCGGCCGATATCGACCTGCGCCTGTTCCTCGGCGGCTGGGCCAGTGTGTTTGCCATCGAAGAGCAAACCGGTAAAGGCATCCAGCGCAGCATTCAGGTGTTCGACCGTCAGGGCACTGCGGTGCACAAGGTCTTCCTCACCGAGGACAGCCAGCTAAGTGCCTGGGCACCTCTGCTGGAGCGTTTCCGTATGGCTGAGCAGAGTGTGGAGCTGGAGCTGATGCCATTGCCCCAAGCGCAACCGGTGCAAGCCGATGCTCAGGTGGATGTGAATGCCCTGCGCGTGGGCTGGTCGACCCTCAAGGACACTCACCATTTCTTTGCCCTGCTGAAAAAACATGGCACTACACGCACCCAGGCCCTGCGCCTGGCAGGGCGCGAATGGGCCGAGCCAGTGGACGTGCGCGAGTTGCCGAAACTGCTTGAACAGGCCGGTGCGCGTGAAGTGCCGATCATGGTGTTTGTCGGCAATCGCCACTGCATCCAGATTCATTCCGGCCCGGTACGCAACCTGCGCTGGATGGACACCTGGTTCAACGTACTCGACCCCGGGTTCAACCTGCACCTGCAGACCACTGGCGTGACCGAGCTGTGGCGGGTGCGCAAGCCGAGCAGCGATGGCGTGATCACCAGCTGGGAAGCCTTCGACGCTAATGGCGAGTTGGTGGTGCAGCTGTTTGGTGCACGCAAGCCGGGTATCCCGGAGCGTGAAGATTGGCGCGCCCTGGCCGAAAGCGCGCCAGCGCTGGAGTGCTGA